In the genome of Sardina pilchardus chromosome 14, fSarPil1.1, whole genome shotgun sequence, one region contains:
- the barhl1b gene encoding barH-like homeobox 1b encodes MEPSTNGSSFGIDSLLSHRPGSPVMSKGDSLVGECRSPLEFSPRSDLESGCSSPPSPRRECGDEAAQRQGHALGLPAHLQLGQISAGSQPRTVTSSFLIRDILADCKPLAACAPYSSNGHPTQEGGRLASKIADEYIEKIHSNSSSDSEYKVKEEGDREISSSRDSSQVRLKKPRKARTAFTDHQLAQLERSFERQKYLSVQDRMELAASLNLTDTQVKTWYQNRRTKWKRQTAVGLELLAEAGNYSALQRMFPSPYFYPQSLVSNLDPGAALYLYRGPSAPPPALQRPLVPRILLHGLQGGSEPPPSLTSLSGVLPRPTQQR; translated from the exons ATGGAGCCGTCCACTAACGGGTCCAGTTTTGGGATCGACTCGCTACTCTCACACAGACCCGGCAGTCCGGTCATGTCGAAAGGGGACAGTCTTGTCGGGGAATGCCGTTCTCCGCTGGAGTTCAGCCCACGGTCTGACCTGGAAAGCGGATGCTCGTCTCCCCCCTCGCCGAGACGGGAATGCGGAGACGAGGCAGCCCAGCGACAGGGTCACGCACTCGGGCTGCCGGCCCACCTCCAGCTCGGCCAGATCTCTGCCGGTTCGCAGCCTCGGACTGTCACCTCATCTTTCCTTATTAGAGACATTTTAGCTGACTGCAAACCGCTGGCCGCTTGCGCGCCATATTCAAGCAACGGCCATCCAACTCAAGAAGGAGGCCGACTGGCCTCTAAAATAGCAGACGAGTACATCGAAAAGATACACAGTAACTCTTCATCAGACAGCGAATACAAAG TGAAAGAAGAAGGCGACAGAGAGATTTCAAGCAGCAGGGACAGCTCGCAGGTCCGCCTGAAGAAACCCCGGAAGGCGCGCACCGCCTTCACGGACCATCAACTGGCCCAACTCGAGCGCAGCTTCGAGCGCCAAAAGTACCTGAGCGTGCAGGACCGGATGGAGCTGGCAGCCTCGCTAAATCTCACCGACACACAGGTGAAAACCTGGTACCAGAACAGAAG GACCAAGTGGAAGAGACAAACGGCGGTGGGACTTGAACTGTTAGCGGAAGCTGGAAACTACTCCGCTCTGCAAAGGATGTTCCCCTCGCCGTACTTCTACCCACAGAGTTTGGTGTCCAACCTGGATCCCGGGGCGGCGCTATATCTGTACAGAGGACCTTCGGCCCCTCCACCGGCTCTGCAACGACCTCTCGTCCCGCGGATTCTTCTACACGGTCTTCAGGGCGGAAGCGAGCCACCGCCATCCTTAACCTCCCTCTCTGGCGTGCTGCCGCGGCCCACGCAGCAGCGATGA